The following proteins come from a genomic window of Aquimarina sp. MAR_2010_214:
- the truA gene encoding tRNA pseudouridine(38-40) synthase TruA, with amino-acid sequence MKYFLELSYNGTPYHGWQRQPNAISVQEVLEESLSTILRSKIDVVGAGRTDAGVHARQIMAHFDCSDILDRDQLKYKLNAILPAEIAIQNIHRVQENAHARFNAVSRSYEYHVTLIKDPFSIHKSYYLKKPLDVDLMNEAAKLLLNYTNFKCFSKSKTDVKTYNCTITNATWENHGNQLVFKISANRFLRNMVRAIVGTLIEIGEHKLNNEDLIAIIKSEDRGRAGYSVPAHGLYLTAVEYPNDIYIIDGRKEW; translated from the coding sequence ATGAAGTATTTTTTAGAACTTTCTTATAACGGAACTCCGTATCATGGGTGGCAACGGCAACCTAATGCAATTTCTGTACAAGAAGTTCTTGAAGAATCTTTATCTACTATTTTAAGAAGTAAAATTGATGTAGTTGGGGCAGGAAGAACAGATGCTGGTGTTCATGCAAGACAAATTATGGCTCATTTTGATTGTAGTGATATATTAGATCGGGATCAATTGAAATATAAACTTAATGCAATTTTGCCAGCAGAAATTGCAATCCAGAATATACATCGTGTGCAAGAAAATGCTCATGCTCGATTTAATGCAGTGAGTAGATCTTATGAATACCATGTTACTTTAATAAAAGACCCTTTTAGTATTCATAAATCGTATTATTTAAAGAAACCATTGGATGTGGATTTGATGAATGAAGCTGCTAAATTACTGTTAAACTATACTAATTTTAAATGCTTTAGTAAGTCCAAAACCGATGTAAAAACGTATAATTGTACAATCACAAATGCTACCTGGGAGAATCATGGTAATCAATTAGTTTTTAAGATTTCGGCCAATCGTTTTCTTAGAAATATGGTAAGAGCAATTGTGGGAACACTTATCGAGATTGGAGAACATAAATTAAATAATGAGGATTTAATAGCTATTATTAAAAGTGAAGATCGTGGTCGGGCCGGATATTCGGTTCCTGCTCATGGGCTTTACTTAACAGCTGTAGAATATCCTAATGATATATATATTATAGATGGCAGAAAAGAGTGGTAA
- a CDS encoding metallophosphoesterase: protein MKKILLLSDTHSYIDSRILHYVNEADEIWHAGDIGDLKVTDAIEALKPLRAVFGNIDDDKARATYPLHQRFNCEGVSVWITHIGGYPPKYNINTRDEIKSNPPQLFICGHSHILKVIPDKKNGVLHMNPGAAGKHGFHKVRTMLRFTLDSGNIENLEVIELGKK, encoded by the coding sequence TTGAAAAAAATACTTTTACTAAGCGACACCCATAGTTATATTGATTCCCGCATATTGCATTATGTTAATGAAGCCGACGAAATCTGGCATGCAGGAGATATCGGAGACCTTAAAGTAACCGATGCTATCGAAGCTTTAAAGCCTCTTAGAGCAGTATTTGGAAATATTGATGATGATAAAGCTAGAGCTACTTATCCCTTACACCAAAGATTCAATTGCGAAGGAGTCTCTGTGTGGATCACTCACATAGGAGGATATCCTCCTAAATACAATATAAATACTCGAGATGAGATTAAATCAAACCCTCCTCAATTATTTATCTGCGGTCATTCACATATTCTAAAAGTAATACCAGACAAAAAAAACGGAGTATTGCATATGAATCCAGGGGCAGCAGGTAAACATGGGTTTCACAAAGTAAGAACAATGCTTAGATTTACTTTGGATTCTGGTAATATCGAAAACCTAGAGGTAATCGAATTAGGAAAAAAATAA
- a CDS encoding DUF4293 domain-containing protein → MLQRIQTIYLLLAAAVSGGLCMYLPYGLDVNGVELYAKGELFLLGMFFGSAILSLISIFLFKNRKLQFVLGRVNILLNFILLGVFVYWSLTVSGGTQVSEKGIGMIIPVISIVLLVMANKAIKKDENLVKSVDRLR, encoded by the coding sequence ATGTTACAACGAATTCAAACCATATATCTTTTATTAGCTGCTGCAGTTTCTGGAGGGCTTTGTATGTATTTACCTTATGGGTTAGATGTTAATGGCGTAGAACTTTATGCTAAAGGAGAATTATTTCTATTAGGAATGTTTTTTGGATCAGCGATTTTATCTCTGATTTCGATTTTTTTATTTAAAAATAGAAAGCTTCAATTTGTATTGGGGCGTGTCAATATCTTATTAAACTTTATTTTACTAGGAGTATTTGTTTATTGGTCACTAACGGTATCTGGAGGAACTCAGGTTTCAGAGAAAGGTATTGGGATGATCATTCCTGTTATTTCTATCGTTTTATTAGTAATGGCCAATAAGGCTATTAAAAAGGATGAGAATCTTGTAAAATCTGTAGATCGATTACGATAA
- the rho gene encoding transcription termination factor Rho, with the protein MLEISELKAKKLPELQEIAKTLNVPKFRTLKKLDLVYQILDYQATNPNKVKQVVTEDASEKTDSEKPKPNVRQRRPRARKSDGPTNSTSKDTKAPQEQKSEVTKPLPSEETVSKAKENSDKKSKPHQNRDDKKDNRNRGNDKPQQNKSRNNNPNNANKKDNGNRDNRNRYKEPDFEFDAIIESEGVLDIMQDGYGFLRSSDYNYLSSPDDIYVSQSQIRLFGLKTGDTVLGQVRPPKEGEKYFPLIKVNKINGLDPQVVRDRVSFEHLTPLFPQEKFNIAERQSTISTRIMDLFAPIGKGQRGMIVSQPKTGKTMLLKDVANAIAANHPEVYQMILLIDERPEEVTDMQRNVKGEVIASTFDKEANEHVKVANIVLEKAKRLVECGHDVVILLDSITRLARAYNTVQPASGKILSGGVDANALHKPKRFFGAARNIENGGSLTIIATALTETGSKMDEVIFEEFKGTGNMELQLDRKISNRRIFPAIDLTSSSTRRDDILLDETTIQRMWVMRKYLADMNPVEAMEFINERFKQTRNNDEFLISMNG; encoded by the coding sequence ATGTTAGAGATTTCTGAATTAAAAGCAAAAAAGCTTCCTGAATTGCAAGAAATTGCAAAAACCCTTAACGTACCTAAATTTCGTACCTTAAAAAAATTGGATCTAGTATACCAAATACTGGACTATCAAGCCACAAACCCTAACAAGGTAAAACAAGTGGTAACCGAGGATGCATCAGAAAAAACAGATTCTGAAAAACCAAAACCTAATGTTCGTCAAAGAAGACCTCGTGCTCGCAAATCAGACGGGCCTACAAATTCTACTAGCAAAGACACCAAAGCTCCTCAAGAACAAAAAAGCGAAGTGACCAAACCACTTCCTTCAGAGGAAACTGTTTCGAAAGCGAAAGAAAACAGCGACAAAAAAAGCAAACCTCACCAAAACAGAGACGATAAAAAAGACAACAGAAACAGAGGCAATGATAAGCCTCAACAAAACAAGTCTCGAAACAATAATCCTAATAACGCCAATAAAAAAGACAACGGAAATCGCGACAACAGAAATCGGTATAAAGAGCCAGATTTTGAGTTTGATGCTATAATCGAAAGCGAAGGCGTATTAGACATTATGCAAGATGGATATGGGTTTTTAAGATCCAGTGACTACAACTATCTCTCTTCTCCAGATGATATCTATGTATCACAATCGCAAATCAGACTTTTTGGACTTAAAACAGGTGACACCGTATTAGGACAAGTAAGACCCCCTAAAGAAGGTGAAAAATATTTCCCCCTTATTAAGGTCAACAAAATTAACGGACTTGACCCACAAGTAGTTCGTGACAGAGTTTCTTTTGAGCACTTGACTCCACTATTTCCGCAAGAAAAATTCAATATTGCTGAAAGACAAAGTACAATTTCTACTAGGATAATGGATTTATTTGCTCCTATCGGAAAAGGACAACGCGGTATGATCGTATCACAACCTAAAACTGGTAAGACAATGCTACTTAAGGATGTTGCCAATGCGATTGCTGCTAACCACCCTGAGGTATACCAAATGATTCTTCTTATAGATGAAAGGCCTGAAGAAGTTACTGATATGCAACGTAACGTAAAAGGGGAAGTAATAGCTTCTACTTTTGACAAAGAAGCTAATGAGCATGTAAAAGTAGCTAACATCGTACTAGAAAAAGCAAAAAGATTAGTAGAATGCGGTCATGATGTAGTAATCCTATTAGACTCAATCACAAGACTAGCCAGAGCATACAACACTGTTCAGCCAGCTAGTGGAAAAATATTAAGTGGTGGTGTAGATGCTAATGCTCTACACAAACCAAAACGTTTCTTTGGTGCTGCAAGAAATATCGAAAATGGAGGTTCTTTAACCATTATCGCAACAGCATTAACAGAAACAGGTTCTAAAATGGACGAAGTAATTTTTGAAGAATTTAAAGGAACTGGTAACATGGAACTACAATTAGATCGTAAAATCTCTAATCGTAGAATTTTCCCTGCTATCGATCTTACATCTTCAAGTACTCGTCGAGATGATATTCTGCTAGACGAAACAACTATTCAAAGAATGTGGGTGATGCGAAAATATCTTGCAGATATGAATCCTGTAGAAGCAATGGAGTTTATCAATGAACGTTTTAAGCAAACAAGAAATAATGATGAGTTCCTTATTTCTATGAACGGATAA
- the msrA gene encoding peptide-methionine (S)-S-oxide reductase MsrA, whose amino-acid sequence MKNTLYIIWSVVLLFSSCQSNSQSTKDKKKATQNKNITPVRVKPVDGLERAYFASGCFWCVEAVYESVKGVKESISGYSGGHTTNPTYQSSNTGRTGHAEAVEIIYDPKIISFSTLIDVYFGSQNPTQVNGQGPDHGSQYRSIIFYQNEEQKKIVNDKKEALSKKLNRRIAAEILPFQKFWKGEAYHQNYEKRNPGNPYIRNISVPRLKRFQAKFPDLIKEKH is encoded by the coding sequence ATGAAAAATACATTATATATAATATGGAGTGTCGTTTTATTATTTTCGAGCTGCCAGAGTAATAGCCAATCCACTAAAGACAAAAAAAAGGCAACACAAAATAAAAATATCACTCCTGTAAGAGTTAAACCTGTTGATGGTCTAGAAAGAGCATATTTTGCCAGTGGATGTTTTTGGTGCGTCGAAGCTGTTTATGAAAGCGTAAAAGGTGTTAAAGAATCTATTTCTGGATACTCGGGAGGACACACCACAAACCCTACATATCAATCTAGCAATACAGGGCGAACAGGGCACGCAGAAGCCGTAGAGATCATCTATGACCCGAAAATTATTTCTTTCTCAACTTTGATAGATGTGTATTTTGGATCACAAAACCCAACACAGGTTAACGGACAAGGGCCAGATCATGGCTCACAATATAGATCTATTATCTTCTATCAAAATGAAGAGCAGAAAAAAATAGTCAACGATAAAAAAGAAGCATTAAGTAAAAAACTAAATAGAAGAATTGCAGCAGAAATTTTACCGTTTCAAAAATTCTGGAAAGGAGAAGCTTATCATCAAAATTATGAAAAAAGAAATCCCGGTAATCCATATATACGTAATATATCTGTTCCCAGATTAAAAAGATTTCAAGCAAAATTCCCAGATCTTATTAAAGAAAAACACTAA
- the folD gene encoding bifunctional methylenetetrahydrofolate dehydrogenase/methenyltetrahydrofolate cyclohydrolase FolD, with protein sequence MEILDGKKVSNDIKDEIAVEVQKMKERGEKVPHLAAVLVGNDGASLTYVGSKVRACERIGFESTLVKMPDTTSEMELLTKIKELNEDDNIDGFIVQLPLPPQIDEQKILLAVHPDKDVDGFHPMNFGKMALEMPAFISATPFGIMELLERYNVETKGKHTVVIGRSHIVGRPISILMGRKGSPGNSTVTLTHSHTKNIEDIIAQADIVISALGVPNFLKAEMVKENAVVIDVGITRVSDESSPKGYRIVGDVDFENVSKKASFITPVPGGVGPMTIAMLLKNTLLARERHRKNN encoded by the coding sequence ATGGAAATATTAGATGGAAAAAAAGTAAGTAACGATATTAAAGATGAAATAGCTGTTGAGGTTCAAAAAATGAAAGAACGTGGTGAAAAGGTACCACATCTTGCAGCAGTTTTGGTAGGTAATGACGGTGCTAGTTTAACCTATGTGGGTAGTAAGGTTAGAGCCTGTGAACGAATAGGTTTTGAGTCTACTTTAGTGAAAATGCCTGATACTACCAGTGAAATGGAACTGTTGACTAAGATTAAAGAGCTTAATGAAGATGATAATATCGATGGTTTTATAGTGCAATTGCCATTACCTCCCCAAATTGATGAACAAAAAATACTTTTGGCGGTACATCCTGATAAGGATGTAGATGGTTTTCATCCTATGAATTTTGGAAAAATGGCACTAGAGATGCCAGCTTTTATTTCTGCTACTCCATTTGGTATTATGGAACTGCTAGAGCGCTATAATGTCGAAACCAAAGGAAAGCATACTGTGGTAATTGGTAGAAGTCATATTGTGGGTAGGCCTATAAGTATTTTAATGGGACGAAAAGGTTCTCCAGGTAATTCTACAGTTACATTAACTCACAGTCATACCAAAAATATTGAAGATATCATTGCTCAGGCAGATATTGTTATTTCTGCATTGGGAGTTCCTAATTTTTTGAAAGCAGAGATGGTGAAGGAAAATGCGGTTGTTATTGATGTTGGGATTACAAGAGTTTCTGATGAATCTAGCCCAAAAGGATATAGGATTGTAGGGGATGTGGATTTTGAAAATGTGAGTAAAAAAGCATCTTTTATTACTCCCGTGCCTGGAGGAGTAGGGCCTATGACAATAGCAATGTTACTTAAGAATACACTATTGGCAAGAGAAAGACACAGAAAAAATAACTAA
- the ffh gene encoding signal recognition particle protein, with protein MFDNLSDKLDKALHILKGHGQITEVNVAETLKEVRRALVDADVNYKIAKEFTATVKEKALGQNVLKSLKPGQLMVKLVKDELTELMGGDVVEVDLSGKPSVILMSGLQGSGKTTFSGKLANFLATKKTQKPLLVACDVYRPAAIDQLHVVGEQINIEVFSDRGNNDPVAIAKAGVAHAKANGFNVVIIDTAGRLAVDEVMMTEIANIHKAVTPNETLFVVDSMTGQDAVNTAKTFNDVLNFDGVILTKLDGDTRGGAAISIKSVVDKPIKFIGTGEKMEAIDVFYPSRMADRILGMGDVVSLVERAQEQFDEEEARKLQKKIAKNQFGFDDFLKQIQQIKKMGNMKDLIGMIPGAGKMMKNMDIDDDAFRHIEAIIHSMTPEERSKPQIINSSRKKRIGKGSGTSIQQVNQLLKQFDQMSKMMKMMQGGGGKRMMQMMGKMK; from the coding sequence ATGTTTGATAATTTAAGTGATAAGTTAGATAAGGCTTTACATATTTTAAAAGGTCATGGGCAGATAACAGAAGTAAATGTTGCAGAGACACTTAAGGAAGTACGAAGAGCATTAGTTGATGCCGATGTAAATTATAAAATTGCAAAAGAATTTACTGCAACTGTAAAAGAAAAAGCATTAGGTCAAAATGTTTTGAAAAGCCTTAAGCCAGGGCAATTGATGGTGAAACTTGTCAAGGATGAATTGACAGAATTAATGGGAGGTGATGTTGTAGAAGTCGATTTATCGGGTAAACCATCTGTTATTTTGATGTCAGGATTACAAGGTTCTGGTAAAACTACTTTTTCTGGAAAACTTGCTAATTTTCTCGCAACAAAAAAAACTCAAAAACCACTTCTTGTTGCTTGTGATGTATATAGACCTGCGGCGATTGATCAGTTACATGTAGTAGGAGAGCAAATTAATATAGAGGTTTTTAGTGATAGAGGTAATAATGATCCGGTTGCTATCGCTAAAGCCGGTGTAGCACATGCAAAAGCAAATGGGTTTAATGTAGTTATTATTGATACCGCGGGACGTCTGGCAGTTGATGAGGTGATGATGACAGAGATAGCAAATATTCATAAAGCTGTCACTCCTAATGAAACCTTATTCGTTGTTGATTCTATGACGGGGCAGGATGCAGTTAATACTGCGAAAACTTTTAATGATGTACTTAATTTTGACGGGGTAATCCTAACTAAACTGGATGGTGATACCCGAGGTGGAGCTGCAATATCTATTAAATCAGTTGTTGATAAGCCTATTAAATTTATTGGTACCGGAGAGAAAATGGAAGCTATTGATGTATTCTATCCTTCTCGTATGGCAGATCGTATTTTGGGGATGGGAGATGTGGTGTCTCTGGTAGAACGTGCTCAAGAACAGTTTGATGAAGAAGAGGCAAGAAAACTGCAAAAGAAAATTGCTAAAAATCAATTTGGATTTGATGATTTCCTAAAACAAATTCAGCAGATCAAGAAAATGGGTAACATGAAGGATTTGATCGGAATGATACCAGGAGCGGGGAAAATGATGAAAAATATGGATATCGATGATGATGCATTTAGGCATATCGAAGCTATTATACATTCTATGACGCCAGAAGAGCGATCAAAACCACAAATTATAAATTCTAGTAGAAAGAAACGTATTGGTAAAGGTTCGGGAACATCTATTCAACAGGTGAATCAATTGTTAAAACAGTTTGACCAGATGAGTAAGATGATGAAGATGATGCAAGGTGGTGGTGGAAAACGAATGATGCAGATGATGGGTAAAATGAAATAA
- a CDS encoding GNAT family N-acetyltransferase, which yields MKCEISRATDQDLPLMQHLFYQTVITYGSMIFTKSEIKIYSRLAINKAYWQNKFKEDFVYNAKLNGEIVGSFSMDSKGNIEYIFVHMNYHGRGIASQLYSTIEEIAKEKNIKTLTTQVNMLTHSFFQKNGFEIIKNASKVVGGEEIISYSGVKHF from the coding sequence ATGAAGTGTGAAATATCAAGAGCAACTGATCAGGATTTACCATTGATGCAACATTTGTTTTATCAAACGGTTATTACTTATGGTTCTATGATATTTACAAAATCCGAAATCAAAATTTACTCTCGATTAGCCATAAATAAAGCATATTGGCAAAATAAATTCAAAGAAGACTTTGTTTATAATGCTAAGTTAAATGGTGAAATTGTTGGCTCTTTTTCTATGGATTCAAAAGGAAATATTGAATATATATTTGTTCATATGAATTATCATGGGCGTGGTATTGCCAGTCAATTATACAGTACCATTGAAGAGATAGCAAAAGAAAAAAATATAAAGACATTAACCACACAAGTAAATATGTTAACCCATTCGTTTTTTCAGAAAAATGGTTTTGAAATTATAAAAAATGCTTCAAAAGTCGTTGGAGGAGAGGAGATAATAAGCTACAGTGGAGTGAAACATTTCTGA
- the argS gene encoding arginine--tRNA ligase produces the protein MSLQQIISEKVKEAIQQLYTADLESVELQATRKEFEGDVTVVVFPMLRIVKGNPVQIGESIGKYLVENVKEIDTYNVVKGFLNLVISDSYYLNFFAEIKNIEHYGFVTPSDEDKAIMVEYSSPNTNKPLHLGHVRNNLLGYAVAEIIKASGKRVYKTQVINDRGIHICKSMLAWQKYGEGKTPESTGLKGDKLVGNYYVKFDQIYKDQIAQLIAEGKTEDDAKKEAPVIVEAQEMLRKWESGDEEVVKLWEMMNSWVYEGFDQTYKTLGVDFDSYYYESNTYLLGKDNIEEGLATGVFFKKEDGSVWCDLTEEGLDEKIVLRSDGTAVYMTQDIGTAIQRVKDNPDIGGMIYTVGNEQDYHFKVLFLILKKLGYDWAQYLHHLSYGMVDLPSGKMKSREGTVVDADDLITQMAVTAGEISKDLGKLDGYTEDEKTEIYNTIGLGALKYFILKVDPKKRILFNPEESVDFQGNTGPFIQYTYARIQAILRKADFDYNNPIVNITLHEKEKELIKQLELYPEVIQNAAKELSPAIISNYTYDLVKSYNSFFQNVSIFGADTEDEKMFRVQISNLVGSTIKLSFKLLGINVPERM, from the coding sequence ATGAGTTTACAACAGATCATTTCAGAAAAAGTAAAAGAAGCGATACAACAATTATATACCGCTGATCTGGAATCTGTAGAATTACAAGCCACCCGAAAAGAATTTGAAGGAGATGTTACCGTAGTGGTATTTCCTATGCTTCGTATAGTGAAAGGAAATCCTGTGCAAATAGGAGAATCTATAGGTAAATATTTGGTAGAAAATGTAAAAGAAATCGATACATATAATGTCGTTAAAGGTTTTTTAAACCTAGTAATTTCGGATTCGTACTACCTTAATTTTTTTGCAGAAATTAAGAATATTGAACACTATGGTTTTGTAACTCCTTCAGACGAAGATAAAGCGATTATGGTAGAGTATTCCTCACCTAATACAAATAAACCTTTGCACTTAGGGCATGTTAGAAATAACCTTTTAGGATATGCCGTAGCAGAGATTATTAAGGCTAGCGGTAAAAGAGTGTATAAGACTCAAGTCATTAATGATCGAGGTATACATATTTGTAAGTCTATGTTAGCCTGGCAGAAATATGGCGAAGGGAAAACACCAGAATCTACTGGATTAAAAGGTGATAAATTAGTTGGGAATTATTATGTGAAATTTGATCAAATTTATAAGGATCAAATCGCTCAGCTAATTGCCGAGGGTAAAACAGAAGATGATGCAAAAAAAGAGGCTCCGGTTATAGTAGAAGCGCAAGAGATGCTTCGGAAATGGGAATCAGGAGATGAAGAAGTAGTGAAGCTTTGGGAAATGATGAATAGTTGGGTGTATGAAGGTTTTGATCAGACGTATAAAACTTTGGGAGTAGATTTTGATAGTTATTATTATGAAAGTAATACATACTTACTTGGTAAAGATAATATTGAAGAAGGGCTAGCTACGGGGGTGTTTTTTAAAAAGGAAGATGGGTCAGTATGGTGCGATCTTACTGAAGAAGGTCTTGATGAAAAAATAGTACTGCGTAGTGATGGTACAGCTGTGTATATGACTCAGGATATAGGAACAGCGATACAACGTGTTAAGGATAATCCCGATATAGGAGGAATGATTTATACTGTTGGGAATGAGCAGGATTATCATTTCAAAGTATTGTTTTTAATTTTGAAAAAATTGGGTTATGACTGGGCGCAATATTTACATCACCTAAGTTACGGTATGGTTGATTTGCCTAGTGGTAAAATGAAAAGTCGAGAAGGAACAGTAGTAGATGCAGATGATTTAATTACTCAAATGGCTGTAACTGCTGGTGAGATCTCTAAAGACCTTGGTAAGTTAGATGGCTATACAGAAGATGAAAAAACTGAAATTTATAATACTATTGGCCTTGGGGCATTAAAATATTTTATTCTAAAAGTAGATCCCAAAAAACGTATTCTTTTTAACCCAGAAGAATCAGTCGATTTTCAAGGGAATACAGGGCCATTTATTCAATATACCTATGCACGTATTCAAGCAATTCTACGCAAAGCGGATTTTGATTACAATAACCCTATTGTCAATATAACATTGCATGAGAAGGAAAAAGAACTCATTAAACAATTAGAACTTTATCCAGAAGTTATTCAGAATGCAGCAAAAGAACTTAGTCCTGCTATAATAAGTAATTACACCTATGACCTGGTTAAGAGTTATAATTCGTTTTTTCAAAATGTATCTATATTTGGAGCAGATACAGAAGATGAAAAAATGTTTAGAGTTCAGATCTCTAATCTGGTAGGTAGTACTATTAAATTATCATTCAAACTTTTGGGAATTAATGTTCCAGAACGTATGTAG
- a CDS encoding chromophore lyase CpcT/CpeT — protein MRQLLLIIFLSILFSSCNSTPVKDLELHNLVALLIGKFSNTEQAENDSSFAHLNLINIRIWKDKPGYWIYSEVSDAKDGHNVYNQVILNYERLDSSTIKSTSYKVISLQDHSTDFNTPEFSIKPATKLFDSLTLDSLKIKTGCQVYFKKKTSTIYSGKTGKGSCNYDIDYIDYIMSTYVVSKDKISIWTKGYNNKGKQVWGKIKGPYKYKKLPN, from the coding sequence ATGAGGCAACTTTTACTAATTATTTTTCTATCAATATTGTTTTCTTCCTGTAATTCTACTCCTGTAAAAGATCTTGAATTGCACAATTTGGTAGCATTATTAATTGGTAAATTTTCTAACACAGAACAAGCTGAAAATGATTCTAGTTTTGCCCACCTTAACTTAATTAATATTAGAATCTGGAAAGACAAACCTGGATACTGGATATATTCTGAAGTATCAGATGCAAAAGATGGTCATAATGTATATAATCAGGTTATACTAAATTATGAACGATTGGATTCCTCGACGATTAAGAGCACAAGTTATAAAGTCATTAGCTTACAAGACCATAGTACTGATTTTAATACTCCTGAATTCTCTATCAAACCCGCAACCAAACTCTTCGATAGTCTAACTTTAGATAGTTTGAAAATAAAAACCGGATGTCAAGTATATTTTAAGAAAAAGACTTCGACAATATATTCTGGCAAAACAGGTAAAGGATCTTGCAACTACGATATTGACTATATTGACTATATCATGAGCACTTATGTAGTTAGTAAAGATAAAATATCTATCTGGACTAAAGGATATAACAATAAAGGGAAACAAGTTTGGGGTAAAATCAAAGGACCATATAAATACAAGAAGCTCCCAAATTAA
- a CDS encoding Rrf2 family transcriptional regulator, whose protein sequence is MLSKKTKYGLKALTYIARKRCDDPVLISEIASNENISQKFLESILLTLRKTGFLGSKKGKGGGYYLIKEPKNITMASVIRVLEGPIAMVPCVSLNFYEKCDDCPDEDKCAVHSVMIEVRDSTLKVLENKTLADFVK, encoded by the coding sequence ATGCTTTCAAAGAAAACTAAATATGGCCTAAAGGCACTTACATATATTGCAAGAAAGAGATGCGATGATCCTGTATTAATCTCAGAGATTGCTTCTAATGAGAATATTTCTCAAAAATTTTTAGAAAGTATTCTACTAACATTAAGAAAAACAGGTTTTTTAGGCTCTAAAAAAGGAAAAGGAGGAGGTTATTATTTGATTAAAGAGCCAAAAAATATCACAATGGCGTCTGTAATTAGAGTTTTAGAAGGACCTATTGCCATGGTGCCTTGTGTGAGTCTTAATTTCTATGAAAAATGTGACGATTGTCCTGATGAAGATAAGTGCGCTGTACACAGCGTTATGATTGAAGTGAGAGATAGTACATTAAAAGTTCTAGAAAATAAGACATTAGCAGATTTTGTGAAGTAA
- the ctlX gene encoding citrulline utilization hydrolase CtlX, with the protein MIRPVQFRMNEQTAVNNYYQETTGVDLKTANINAQEEFTQFVSVLREAGVKVIVIDDDHENDTPDSIFPNNWVSFHENGDVGLYPMFAVNRRKERRPEILDQIESSGFVMNNIIDYTGAEDEELFLEGTGSLVLDRVNRKAYCALSPRADEDLFIEFCEDFEYTPVIFTAYQTVNEKRLPIYHTNVMMGVGETFAVVCLESIDDKKERKNLINHLRDDDKEIIAITEDQVNNFAGNMLQVVGLGDKRYIVMSSAAFKSLTKDQIAKIEKHCAILHSNLNTIETLGGGSARCMMAEVFLPKSL; encoded by the coding sequence ATGATTCGTCCTGTTCAATTTAGGATGAACGAACAAACAGCTGTAAATAATTATTACCAGGAAACCACTGGGGTGGATCTAAAAACTGCTAATATCAATGCTCAAGAAGAATTTACTCAATTTGTAAGTGTACTAAGAGAAGCAGGAGTGAAAGTAATTGTAATTGATGATGATCACGAAAATGATACTCCAGATTCTATTTTTCCTAATAATTGGGTGTCTTTTCATGAAAATGGAGATGTAGGATTATATCCAATGTTTGCAGTAAATAGAAGAAAAGAGCGTAGACCAGAAATTTTAGATCAAATAGAATCGTCTGGTTTTGTGATGAACAATATTATAGATTATACTGGTGCTGAAGATGAAGAACTATTTCTTGAAGGTACTGGTAGTCTGGTATTAGATAGGGTAAATAGAAAAGCATATTGTGCATTATCTCCTCGTGCAGATGAGGATTTGTTTATAGAGTTTTGTGAAGATTTTGAGTATACACCCGTTATCTTTACAGCGTATCAAACTGTTAATGAAAAACGATTACCAATATATCATACTAATGTAATGATGGGAGTGGGAGAAACATTTGCAGTTGTATGTTTAGAATCTATTGATGATAAAAAAGAACGTAAAAACCTGATTAATCATTTAAGAGATGATGATAAAGAGATTATTGCAATTACAGAAGATCAAGTAAACAACTTTGCGGGTAATATGCTTCAAGTTGTTGGTTTGGGAGATAAGCGTTATATTGTCATGTCATCCGCAGCGTTTAAGAGTTTAACTAAAGATCAAATTGCCAAGATAGAAAAGCATTGTGCAATTCTTCATAGCAACCTTAATACAATTGAAACATTAGGTGGAGGGAGTGCACGTTGTATGATGGCAGAAGTTTTTCTCCCGAAAAGTTTGTAG